In a genomic window of Polycladomyces abyssicola:
- a CDS encoding DUF3885 domain-containing protein — protein MQLHDYLNNKFPNLKLRPSLFYNWDFGIRFELGNPDEENIGSYMERVYFRAITLFNALHSIRDEIFVVANVHHAGEGNILKRRKVKIFNHHIKSKDILYRLQHQIIPYVFEDVYDIYDIETHRYLLKCKVQDVKYIHLIKAICNREMDIRPKIFHDVFFINLSKDTIFHIYDDRGCDIIASNKESIRPLYELYNDWVLEYDKEAIDKLFQ, from the coding sequence GTGCAATTACATGATTATCTAAATAACAAATTTCCTAACCTGAAATTAAGACCGTCCCTTTTCTACAATTGGGATTTTGGGATTCGCTTTGAATTAGGAAATCCCGATGAAGAAAACATAGGAAGTTATATGGAACGTGTCTATTTTCGTGCAATAACACTTTTCAATGCACTTCATTCTATTAGGGATGAGATTTTTGTTGTAGCCAACGTTCATCACGCTGGCGAAGGAAATATATTAAAAAGGCGAAAAGTAAAGATATTCAATCATCATATAAAATCAAAGGATATTTTGTATAGGTTACAACACCAGATTATTCCATACGTTTTTGAAGATGTATATGATATTTACGATATTGAAACACATAGATATTTACTTAAATGCAAGGTTCAAGATGTAAAGTATATTCATTTAATAAAGGCGATTTGTAATCGGGAAATGGACATTAGACCTAAAATTTTTCACGATGTATTCTTTATAAACCTCTCAAAAGACACGATTTTTCATATTTATGATGATAGAGGTTGCGACATTATTGCTTCGAACAAAGAAAGTATAAGACCCTTGTATGAGTTATACAATGACTGGGTTTTAGAATATGACAAAGAGGCAATTGATAAATTATTTCAATAG